The Verrucomicrobiota bacterium genome has a window encoding:
- the accB gene encoding acetyl-CoA carboxylase biotin carboxyl carrier protein, protein MDLKDIKAIIDLMKKNSISEFELERQDFKIKLKRVGGGAAGVPQTEDAPVITYAPAPAAIAAPAVVVPPPPVPASGELDIKSPMIGTFYRAPSPESGNYAEVGTEVNPDTVVCIIEAMKVMNEIKAEAKGVITQVLVENAKPVEFGQPLFKIRPT, encoded by the coding sequence GTGGACCTGAAGGATATCAAAGCCATCATCGACCTGATGAAGAAGAACTCCATCTCGGAATTCGAGTTGGAGCGGCAGGATTTCAAAATCAAACTCAAACGGGTAGGGGGTGGCGCGGCGGGCGTGCCTCAGACTGAAGACGCCCCGGTGATTACTTATGCTCCCGCTCCTGCAGCCATTGCAGCCCCGGCAGTCGTGGTTCCTCCACCACCAGTGCCTGCGTCAGGCGAGTTGGATATCAAGTCTCCCATGATTGGCACGTTTTACCGGGCGCCGTCGCCGGAATCAGGTAATTACGCCGAAGTCGGCACGGAAGTGAATCCCGACACAGTCGTTTGCATCATTGAAGCGATGAAGGTGATGAACGAAATCAAAGCCGAGGCCAAAGGTGTGATTACACAAGTGTTGGTCGAAAATGCCAAACCAGTCGAATTCGGCCAACCACTTTTCAAGATTCGTCCCACATG